The nucleotide sequence TATTTTGCAGCCTAAAGATTCCAATATTCTCTCTAGGCAACGAACATCCTCTATGTCAGGTATATTATCTATGTTACTTACTCCGCTGCTGGCCATTATAGCCGCAGGAATTATAGCTACCGCTGCATTTTTTGCACCGCTTACTTCTATTGTTCCATTTAATGGATTACCGCCATGTACAACTAATTTTTCCATTATTTTAACCATCCTTACTCAAAAAATCCACATATTAAATCTATTTTCAAGCATAAAACACTCATTTTATCATAATTACACTATCATAAGTTATATTATAGCATAAGTTAATATAAAGTTAAGCAGATTTTTTTTACAATATCGGCAGTATTTATTGAAAACATATAAAATATAAAGTATGATATAATTATTGTGAAGGATTTTAATTTTACTTAGACTATGGGGGTAGCAATGAGATATTATTTAGTGGCGTTATTTGATAACGATTCCTACAAGGAAATTGAAGAATTACAAAGGAGCATAGGCAAGAAGTATAAACTGTATAAAAATCCACCTATGCTGCACATCACTCTTGAAATAGTAGGCGATCCTGATATTAATAAACTGGATGAAATCCTTCTCAAAATTTTTAAGCCCTATAAGAAGTTTAAGGTGGAGGTTTGCGACGTTATCTGTTTTGATGAGCCGTATAAGTCCGTAAACCTTAAAATTGAAAATAAGGGCTATATTCGCCGTTTGACTCGGGTAATCAACGATACCCTAAAGCTCCACGGCTTCGATGTCCGGGAAAACATACAGGACTGGGACTTGCACATTTCTCTCGCCAATACTAATTTCGCCACAAGAGAATGGAGCAAGAACGAGTATGCAGCTGCCTGCAGCCGGGCTAAAAAAATAGGCTTCTATAAGCTTGCTAAAATTGATAGAATTGAACTTTGGAAACCAATCAACAATAAGAAAGAAATGGTTGTTAGGACTTATAACCTCAGGGATTATTAATATATGCAAACTTTGGAGAATATTGCAAGTATTTTATTGCTTGTAATATTCTTTCTTTTATTTCAGTAGCTTTTTCGACAATTTTTAAAAATTTTTAATTATTTTTTCTCGAAACCGTTTACTGAAACTTTAAATTTTAATAGTAATTCGTTAAAATAGATATGGTGGATTATAAAATTAAATATGAGAAATTTATAAAGACACAAATCTAACTATACTAGAGAGCATGTTTAGACTATCTCAAGGAAAGGAAGCCTTTATATGAATTTACAACGACTCTTTGCATTGCAAAAGGAATTGGATTTAAAAATAGTATCTCAGCATAATCTACAAGCAGAGAACCTTTTACAAAAAAAGATTCTGGCACTTCAAGTTGAAATCGGAGAATTAGCAAACGAAACACGGTGTTTTAAATATTGGAGCGATAAAGAACCTTCTTCATAAGAAGTAATTTTAGAAGAATATGTGGATTGTCTTCACTTCATATTATCTATAGGCCTAGATAAAAATTTTGTGGATATAAATTTAGAACCTAAAACTGTTAACTCCAGTCTCACAGAACAATTTCTTAATTTATATATAGACCTAAATGATTTTGTAATTTGCTTATCTCATGACCAATACTTGACTTTATTCGATGATTTCATAAGTCTAGGCATAGCTCTTGGTTTTACAGATCGCGATATAGAAAATGCTTACTTAGAGAAAAATCACAAAAATCACTCAAGACAAGAAAACGGATATTAATCCATTTTACAGTTATCACTTAAAAGCCCGTTTAGTAATATAAATTCTAATTCACAGAATTTTTATTACTAAGCGGGCATTTATTATTGTGTTTTGGAGAAAAATAACCTTGAGGTGATAAAGTTATGTCTGGTCTGATATTTGCAATAGTTGCCGGCGTGGCCATGAGTTTACAGGGAGTTTTTAATACAAGACTGGGCGCAAAGATAGGCTGCTGGCAAACCAACCTAACAGTCCAAGGTACCGCTTTTTTAATAACTCTTTTAGTTGTACTCTTTGTACGAGACGGTAGTCTGAAGAATATTAAGGATGTAAACAAATTATATCTTTTAGGTGGTGTACTTGGAGTTGTAATTATCTTCACCGTAATGAAGGGAATAGAATTTCTCGGGCCTACCTACGCCATTTCAACCATCCTGGTAGCTCAGCTCACTGCCGCTGCAATTATAGATGCTTTCGGACTCTTCGAAAGCACAAAAGTGCAATTTGGAACAACCAAAATTATTGGTGTTTTGGTAATGGTGGTTGGCATTATTATTTTCAAATGGAAAGGCTGAAATAAAATTCTTCAGCCCTGTGATAACATTTATCAGCTCCTTCATATACTATAATGGTAGCCCTTTTTAACGTATGGAAGGAGATATACATGTTTTTGACTAAAAATAAGATAGATTATAGATTAAAGTATTCCTTGGATAATAAACTTTATAAAAAATATAGAGTCAATGTCTATTGTAGGACCCTTACAGAAAGTACTGAGAAAAAGATCAAATCTCTAAAAGGAAATATACATTGTTCCATACCCTGTTTGAATTTTATATGTGCCACTTTAACTCCTATGGCAATAGAAAGATTGACAGAGCTTCCTGAGGTAGAACATATCACAGAAGACAGCTACGCTTTTCTCTGCGGCAGCAGCGTATTGTCTGCCAATGGTGTAAGCCTTAAAGGAAAATATAACCTTACGGGAAAAGGTGTGGGCATAGCCCTTATTGACAGCGGAGTTTATCCCCATCAAGATTTGCAAAAACCAAATAATAGGATTAAAAAATTTGTGGACCTCTTTGGCAAGTATAAGTATCCTTATGACGATCACGGTCACGGCACCTTTATCGCCGGGCTGCTTTGCGGCAGCGGTTACTCTTCGAAAGGCATGTACAGAGGTGTGGCTGAAAACAGTAATTTATATGTAATAAAAGCCTTTAATTCCCTAGGCCGAGGCCTTATATCGGATATTCTGTATGCCCTTGAAATTATATCCCGGGACTATGAAGAATATAACATAAGGGTTGCTTGTCTTCCTTTTGAAATAATGGAGAATGATCCTTATGTTTTAAAGCTCTTCTCTAAATCCTTTGATAAATTGTTGGCTCTGGGAATTATTCCTGTAGTTCCTTCGGGTTCCATGGGCAATGAAGAAGGAAGCATCACCGGCATCGCTGCATTGAGCAATTGTATCACAGTAGGCGGCTTGGATACTACATCATCAAACATAACTTCCTACGTCCACTCTTCCAGCGGCCCTGTAGGTAAAGTAGATAAGCCAAATGTTGCTGCCGCCTGTGTGGATATATGCTCACTAAATACAAATGTTAACTATATTCCGGAAAGAAACGGCGTAAGACTTTTTCCCCATAACCTGGAAAGAGCCTATACAACCTTTACCGGCACTTCCTGCACTGCTGCTTATATAAGCGGAATATGTGCCATGCTTTTTGAAAACAATTCATCTCTAACCTTTAAAGATATCTGCTCCCTATTGAAAGTCTCCTCTACAATGATAAATATATCCCGTTGGCTTCAGGGATCCGGTATCGTAGATATCCATAAATTATTGCCATAGAATAAAGTTGCCTCAAAGGGCAACTTTATTGATTTTATAAAGTCTAATTTTTGTATATGTATGGGTATGGATTTACAGGTTTTCCGTTAATTATGACTTCGAAATGAAGATGCGGGCCCGTACTGTTTCCTGTGCTGCCTACGTCCCCGATCAATTGGCCCTTCTTTACAGTATCCCCTACAGCTGCCCTTAGTTTGCTGCAGTGACCATATATGGTTTGAATATTATCTTCATGCTGTATCTTTATCATTTTTCCATAGCCGCTGGCCCAGCCTGAATAAATAACTTTCCCATCCATAGCTGCATAAATGGGATCACCGGTGTTGGCTGCTATATCTATACCCTCATGCATTCTTCCCCACCGAAGACCAAAGTTGGAACTTATACTCCCCCTGGAGGGAACAGCCATAGATATGGTCTTTTGCCTATTGGCGCTGACAGTTTTTCCATCTTTGCTTGCATAGGCTATTTTAACCGCCGGTGATGTACCTTTGTCAGTATTTTCTATCAATTTCTTTACCGTATCTTCAACCACATCTACCTGACTGAGATTAACCTCTATTTCCTTATATTCTATCTTGCTGCTTATACCGGGAAATTTTTTGTTATCCTGTGCAGCCTTGTTGGAATAGTGAGTGCTTAATAAACTCACCACCTTTTGCCCTTCCTCTTTGCTGGCCAATATAGCCACAAGATTTCCGTCCACTCTCATTTCTACAGCTTTGACCTTTGTGTTCAGGGCATTTATAATGTTATTTCTTATATCCTCTTCACTGCTCATTGCCTCAGTATTTGCGATAACACTTAAATAAACGGTATCCTTATCTATCTTTATACCTTTAAATCTATTAACCAATTCACTATATACTTTGTTTACCATTGTCTCTGCAGCATTCATGTCTTTTACGCAGGCCACTGCGCGTCCGTTGACATATACTTCATAAGCATTGGGAGCCAGTAGATTGTAGAATCCTATGCTTCCCACAACACTGGCACAGACTATGACCTTTGCCAGCTTGCTTATACCTCTTTTACTATTCACCTTCACGCATCCTTTCCAATAAATTAGGTAGACTTTCTTAATTTTCCCACAAATATTTTTTTTATTCCTTTTATGATAATTTTTCTTGGTTGAGGTACTTAATCACCTCTGCTATAATATAATTGACACAAAAGACTGTGTCTGAATCTAATATGAAAGGGCGGTTAGGTATGAGTACCTTTATGTTTAAGAAGTCTTCATCAGACTATACACCGGTCAGCAATGTATTCATTGAAAAGTATATGCCTAGAGCCCGAGGGGAATTTGTTAAGGTATATTTATTAGCATTAAAATATTGTATCCATGGAGAGTTAGGTGTTAATTCCTCGTTGATGGCCTCCACTCTTCATCTGTTGGAATCTGATATCATGAATGCCTGGAACTACTGGAACGAAGAAGGGGTAGTTAAATTTACACCCATCGACAAAATGGGCAACTTCAATATAGAATTTGTAGACTTAACAGAGGATTCCCAAAAGACTGGTAACGAAGTTAACCTTTTAGAGGAGCTGACCAATAACTCCACAAAAGATATGCTCCATGAAATTGAGAAACTGGTATCAAGACCCTTGGCCTCTAAGGAAATGTCTACATATATAAGCTGGCAGCGGGATCTTTCCTTTAGTCCGGAGATAATCTTACTGCTGATTGAGTACTGCGCCTCCAAAGGAAAGTGTGATTACAGGTACATAGAAAAGGTTGCTTTAGCCTGGCACGATAATAATATAAAGACTATAGAGCAGGCACAAGCCTTCATCAAAAAACATGAAGATAAGTGGGTAAAATATAAGAAGATCTTATCTTACCTTGGCATAAAAGATGGGGAAATAATGAAGCCTCAGGAAGATATGCTAGATAAATGGGTGAATAGCTATGCCTTCCCTGTAGAAGTAATCCAGAAGGCCTGCGATATTTGTTTTGAACGTTTAAACCGGGCAGATTTTAAATATATCGATGCAATTTTATCCAGCTGGTATAAAGACGGTTTAAAGACTATACAAGATATTCAAACCAAGGATCGAAAGAGTACCTTCAAGAAAGCCGTACCCCATAAGTCTCAAAATGATAACTTTAACAACTTTGAGCAAAGGGTATATGACTATGACTCTTTGGAAAAGAAACTGTTAGGGTGGGATAAGTAATGCTAAAGGGATACCATTCCGATATAATTCGGATGTATGAAATTATTAGAGATGAAGAAAATGCAGCTCTTCAGAAGCGTAGAGCTGAAATCGAAGAAAAACTTCCAGAAGTATTAGACTTAGAAAGACTCATCGGAAAACTCTGTGTAGAACTTTCAATGAGCGCACTAAGAACCATTGAAAATAGAGAAGAGTATATAAAAGAGTTAAAAGAAAAAATCACTGACCTTAGGATGAAAAAGACTGAGCTCCTGGTTTCTAATGGGTACAGCCAGGATTATCTCTCCCTGCATTACCGCTGCAATAAGTGCAAGGATACAGGTTATATCGGTTCCGCCAAGTGTTCCTGCTACAGACAAAAGCTTGTTAAATTACACTACAAGGACTCCGAGCTCAGCGAAATACTGAGGGAAAACAACTTTGATAACTTTAATATGGAATATTACTCTGCCAAAAGAATAGGAGATGAACCGGAAAGCCCCCGTAAGAATATAGAAAAAATCCTTTCAAAGGTTTTGAGTTTTATAAAGAACTTCTCCTCTACGAAGGATAACCTGTTATTCTATGGTAATTCCGGCACCGGTAAGACCTTTCTTTCTCACTGCATCGCAAAGGAGCTTTTGGATAAGGGCTATTTTGTTGTATACAAAACTGCAGAAGAGCTAATTCAAAACCTTAGAAAAATACGTTTTGAAAACGACGAAACCCTAGAGCAACAGCTCCTAGACTGTGACTTATTAATAATAGATGACTTAGGCACGGAACAGATCAATGACTTTTCAAAGACAGAACTGTTCAACATCCTAAATAAGCGCCTATTAAGACAGAAAAAAATACTGGTATCAACCAATTACTCCCTAAAGGAGCTTGTATCAATTTACTCTGAAAGAATTACCTCCAGGCTTTTGGGTAATTTCAACTTATGTAAATTTTACGGCGAAGACATAAGAGTAACAAAAAACTTACACTCACTGAAATAAAAAAACTGCATCTTAATGCAGTTTTTTTATTTACTCATTGCCTTATGGTTTCTTTGCTGTAGTACCTGTATTTACTTGATTCTGAGCTAATTACACTATCCAGCTTCCATACATATCCCTTGGAATTATCATATAAGAGATAGTAAAGAGCCACTACAGAAACTGTCTCATTGTCATAGGTTAAGCTTCCATAGACATAGTTTATATTCTTATATCTGGTTTTTGACAGTATTTCATCGAGCTTAAAGGTATTTGCTTCAGTTTCCGTAAGCTTATGGTTATCTGACCACCAGAAAAAGTCACTTCTGCCCTCTACCTCGGCCCCGGACAGGGAAGCTGCTATTGCATCTCTGGATAGGGCAGTCACCGAAACATCCTCCACAGTGGACTTAGAATTACTAACATAGGTCAGTCCCTTTAAGGAAACATTAAATACATAGGTAGCTGCCAAAGTAGAATTCAGCATTCCTGCAGTATTTTCCCTCTTCAAAGTGACCGTCAACTTTTTCTTGCTGTCATCCAATTCTTTGCTCTGTATAGTCATAGACTTGGAAAACTTGTCTTTTACTAAAAAGCTTTTACCACCAAATACTGAGTTGTGAGCTACATACTCCTCAAGGCCCTTATTTTGAATCTGCTCCAATATAAGATCTTCTGAAAGTGTCTCTGATATAGCAACCTCAAATTGCTTATCAGCTTCATTTTTAATCCCATCTACGGTCCATACTTCATTGTCAAAGCTCAGGCTAATAACTACATTTCCCTTTGCCTGCAGCACTCCACCATCAATAATGACCTCCGCAAGCACCTCTTCCTTTCCTGCTTCAAAGTCAGGAGTCCTTTGTAAAATCTTTAAGCTATTAACTATTCCTTCACTTAATCCTACCTCTTCGCCCGCCGCTATTACCTTTTGTTGCTTGATTTCCTGAAGCAGTTTTGTTTCTTCCATGCCTGCAACAGCCTTAACTGTTATATCGTTCTTTAGTGTTATCTCATCCATCAGCTTCCACTGATTTCTTCCTTCCCTTTTATATGCTACTTGAAGAGAGCCTTTCACTTCTAAAGAGTTGTTGTTTAAAACAGTAGATATATCAATGTACTCAACGCCCTGTTCCTTATTATAAACTCTGTTAACTACAGTCATCTCCTTCAGGAAACCTCTTTCTATTTCGAAATTGGTCCCTTTAGGCAGAATTATAGTCTTACCAATCAGGTCAGCCTTTACCTGGGCATCCTCAACCTTGGTATTCAGCAGATAGTTATAGGCCAAAAAACCGGATACCCCTAAAACAATTAAGGCAAAAAAGGGTATGACAAACAATTTGCTAGAGATAGCATTCCTTATTCCAGTTAGGACTTTAGATCTTTTTAATGACTTTCTAGCCTTCTTTTCCCGCTCTATTACCTCATCTGTTATAGGTGGCATCTCCAAAGTATCATGTATTTTTGCCTTTTGACCAGCAGAACCTTGCCCTATATCCCCAGTTTCCTCCATATCTTGGTCAATTTCTATTTCTACACCGTCAACATAGGTTTCTTCTGCCTGAACTTTGTCCTCTTCTTCGCCAGGTGTGTCCATTTTCTCTTCAGAGGCTATAAACTTCATTGTAAGCTTACTGCCGCAATATGGACAGAACTTAAGCCCATCTATATATTTGAATTCATTATTACAAATATTACAGTTCATTCTCAGCCTCCATAAAATCATAGTAAAATTAATTCCTTACCATATATTATAGTATCAAAGACACTTTTCAACAATAATTGATTTGTTTTTCACTACTTATTTTATATGCATCTGAAAAAATTTTAGTCCAAGCTTTTTTACTTTTAATATAAATAAAAATGTAAAAAAACCTTGGAATCAAATCCAAGGTTTTAATGGAGCTGGCAATCGGAATCGAACCAACAACCTGCTGATTACAAGTCAGCTGCTCTGCCTATTGAGCTATGCCAGCATATGGCGACCCAGAAGGGACTCGAACCCTCGACCTCCGGCGTGACAGGCCGGCACTCTAACCAACTGAGCCACTGGGCCATATTATGTGGTGGGCACAACAGGGATCGAACCTGTGACCCTCTGCTTGTAAGGCAGATGCTCTCCCAGCTGAGCTATGCGCCCACATAATGGTGACTCCTAGGGGAATCGAACCCCTGTTACCACCGTGAAAGGGTGGTGTCTTAACCGCTTGACCAAGGAGCCAATAAGAATATATGAACAAAGTATCCGGATTTTCAAACCATCATCTACTTTGAGTCAAATGTGGCGACCCAGAAGGGACTCGAACCCTCGACCTCCGGCGTGACAGGCCGGCACTCTAACCAACTGAGCCACTGGGCCATAATGTGGTGGGCACAACAGGGATCGAACCTGTGACCCTCTGCTTGTAAGGCAGATGCTCTCCCAGCTGAGCTATGCGCCCACATTAATGGTGACTCCTAGGGGAATCGAACCCCTGTTACCACCGTGAAAGGGTGGTGTCTTAACCGCTTGACCAAGGAGCCATTTTCACTTGTTGTACGGGCCTCGCGACCCGACATAGACTATAATACAAGAAAACTTTAATAGTGTCAACAACTTTTTTCAACATTTTTATCAAAAAATTTTTCTTAGTTCTACAAGCGCACAACCCTCTATTGCATTGATGCCGTTTTCCCTGCAAAACTCTAGTATTTCTGTACTTTCAGCCCCTGGCTGTATCAGTATTTTATCTATGCCTAATTCTTTAGCTTCCTTAACAACCTTTATTCCATCCCTGGGATTTATACATAAATCCAGTACATCGATAGCATGAGGAACTTCCTTAAGGCTCTGGTAAACACCTTTTGCTGAAACCCCCGGCTTCATGCCGCTTACATTAAACCCTGCATTCTCAAGACTCATCTTTATTTTGTAGGCATACTTCTGATTGTTTAAAACATCTCCGGCTACTGCCCAATTTTTAAATTTCATAAATTCTGATGCATTCATTTTCTTATTATCCCTCCGTATTGTTCATCATATTTGCTTGATATTATACAATAGAGATCCCTGCTACAATTCTATTTTCTTACCTATTTCCGTCAGAAAATCTTTATAGCTTAATACCCTAGATGGTCCTAATAAAGTCTTAGCACTATTATACATTCTTTTATCATCAGTTACCAGAACATATTGTTCATATTTTTTACAGGTAGCTATGAGGCTGAAATCATTGGCTGACAGCTTATTATCATCTATATAGTAAATATTCTTATTTTTATCATACCTGAAGGAAAATATACCGGTAAAATCTTGCTCATAGATACTTTCATCAACTTCAATTATATGATCAATAAGTTTAAGAAACTTATCTGTAAGAATAGGCATACCGTTAAATTCCCTATATTCCTTTACAGATAGCTCTCCGGCTATATTTTTAGCCACCTTATAATCTATTCCTTCGGCATCGTCAATTTTATCAAGGAGATGAGGCTGCTTGTTCCAGAGCTTTATGACTATATTGCTGTCCAGTAAATATTCCCTACGGTTCATATCGGCTTTCTCCTTTTAGAGTATATTTTTTAACCTCTATAGTTTATAATATGCCCAGGTACTGTTTACTGATGTATAAATTATTAGATAACTTCTACTGATTCCTCACTTATAAAAATTATGATAAAATATTAGAATACTAAAGGATATGGAGATGATTAAGTTTGAAACATCAGATATTGGTATTAGGCGGTGGTGCTGCTGGAATTACTGCTGCCATTACTGCAAAAGATTATGGAGCAGACGTTGCTATTATTGAAGGTACCGATAGAATTGGTAAAAAGATATTAACTACCGGAAACGGCAGATGTAATATTTCAAATAATACTATAGATTCTACTTTGCAGACATATATAGAAAGAAAAAAGACCGGTGAGCCTCACTACCCCATTCCCTACCACAGCAATAATACAGACTTTTTTCTGCCGGTACTAAGGGAGTTCACAGTAAGTGATACGGTAGACTTGTTTGCCATGCTGGGGTTGCCTCTGACCACTTTAGAAGGCGGTAAGATGTATCCCCTTTCTCTGCAGGCTTCCTCTGTGTTGGATATTTTTAGAATGGCCTTAGAAGAAAGGAACATTCCCGTCTATACCGGGAATAAAGTGTCCGATATTAAGCCATTTAAATCCGGCTTTAAAGTTACAGCGAAATCCTCTGAAGGTGATATTGTATATCAATGCGAAAGATTAATTCTCTGTACTGGCGGAAAATCTGCTGCCGCTACTGGTTCTGATGGCTCCGGATACAGTTTAGCAAAAGCACTTGGCCATAGAATACTCCCCATCCATCCGGCCTTAGTTCAGCTTAAACTAGACTACAAAAATTTAAAGGCCCTCTCCGGCATAAAGTTTGATGGTTTTGCCGAAATAATAGTCGAAGGGGAAGTACTCAGAAAGGAGTTCGGTGAAATACTTTTTACTGACTATGGCATCTCCGGCCCTCCAATCTTGCAGCTTAGCCGTATTGCTTCCGTAAACCTTGAGGGCGGAAAAAAGGTTGAAATAAGGATTAATATGTTTCCAAACCTGGATGCTTACGACTTAGATAATTTTATTGAAAATCACAAGGCTCTCTTTGGCCACAGAAGTTTAATGAATGCCTTCATTGGCATCATAAATAAAAAGCTTATACCAATAATATTAAAGGAATCCGGTATCGTGAATATTCACAAACCGCTTTGGGAAGTTTCCTGGAAGGAAAAAAAGTCACTGCTGGAACATCTTCAAAGCTGGAAGTTCGTGGTCTGCGGCACTAATTCCTTCGCCAACGCACAGGTGACTGCCGGCGGTGTGGACACCACTGAAGTTGATTCAAGGACATTGCAATCTAAACTTCATAAAAATTTATATTTCGCCGGTGAGATACTAGATGTAGATGGTGATTGTGGCGGCTATAACCTGCAGTGGGCCTGGAGCTCCGGCGTAGTTGCTGCCCGCAATTGTGTAAAATAAATATGTACCTGTAAGCCTGCTTCTGCATATTGTAAATAGGAAGGTTATGGCACCACATTGCCAACCTAATATATGAGGAGGCAGGCTTAATGTTTTATTATGATTACTACCGCCATATTTGTCCTTATGGCACCGAAATTTACCGTATGGATTCACCAAATAACCCTATCAATGTAGTTACCAAGAACATTAAAACCAGTAACGAAAAAATCAAGGTGGAGCTCAGAATTCCTATAATCCAGGGTTCTATAGCTCCAAATATACTAAAGCATATAAATTCAAATTTTGAAAATGACATCATGGAATTTAATAGTCAAATGGAGCAAGCTGCAGATGAAAATGCCCAAGCAGCAAAAGCAGCCAATAAAAAAATAGATCCCTACCGGATTTCCAACATTTACGCTGTAACATACAACAAAAACAATATAATAAGCCTTTCCCTAATATATGAGCAGTATATCAACGGAAGAAGCTACTATATACGGACAACCTATAATTATGATATCAACACCGGAAAATCCTTATCTGTAGCAGACTTATTCAAGCCCGG is from Clostridium thermarum and encodes:
- a CDS encoding DUF3298 and DUF4163 domain-containing protein; its protein translation is MFYYDYYRHICPYGTEIYRMDSPNNPINVVTKNIKTSNEKIKVELRIPIIQGSIAPNILKHINSNFENDIMEFNSQMEQAADENAQAAKAANKKIDPYRISNIYAVTYNKNNIISLSLIYEQYINGRSYYIRTTYNYDINTGKSLSVADLFKPGVNAKALINTEIVKELGTNPQKYFPGAIQSFKGIADDQPFYIDDQDLVLFFRFNEIAPVASEIPVIRIPLSRFGDSIKPQLLRGGSFSE
- a CDS encoding NAD(P)/FAD-dependent oxidoreductase, which produces MKHQILVLGGGAAGITAAITAKDYGADVAIIEGTDRIGKKILTTGNGRCNISNNTIDSTLQTYIERKKTGEPHYPIPYHSNNTDFFLPVLREFTVSDTVDLFAMLGLPLTTLEGGKMYPLSLQASSVLDIFRMALEERNIPVYTGNKVSDIKPFKSGFKVTAKSSEGDIVYQCERLILCTGGKSAAATGSDGSGYSLAKALGHRILPIHPALVQLKLDYKNLKALSGIKFDGFAEIIVEGEVLRKEFGEILFTDYGISGPPILQLSRIASVNLEGGKKVEIRINMFPNLDAYDLDNFIENHKALFGHRSLMNAFIGIINKKLIPIILKESGIVNIHKPLWEVSWKEKKSLLEHLQSWKFVVCGTNSFANAQVTAGGVDTTEVDSRTLQSKLHKNLYFAGEILDVDGDCGGYNLQWAWSSGVVAARNCVK
- a CDS encoding CoA-binding protein, whose amino-acid sequence is MNASEFMKFKNWAVAGDVLNNQKYAYKIKMSLENAGFNVSGMKPGVSAKGVYQSLKEVPHAIDVLDLCINPRDGIKVVKEAKELGIDKILIQPGAESTEILEFCRENGINAIEGCALVELRKIF
- a CDS encoding 2'-5' RNA ligase family protein, with translation MRYYLVALFDNDSYKEIEELQRSIGKKYKLYKNPPMLHITLEIVGDPDINKLDEILLKIFKPYKKFKVEVCDVICFDEPYKSVNLKIENKGYIRRLTRVINDTLKLHGFDVRENIQDWDLHISLANTNFATREWSKNEYAAACSRAKKIGFYKLAKIDRIELWKPINNKKEMVVRTYNLRDY
- a CDS encoding ATP-binding protein, with amino-acid sequence MLKGYHSDIIRMYEIIRDEENAALQKRRAEIEEKLPEVLDLERLIGKLCVELSMSALRTIENREEYIKELKEKITDLRMKKTELLVSNGYSQDYLSLHYRCNKCKDTGYIGSAKCSCYRQKLVKLHYKDSELSEILRENNFDNFNMEYYSAKRIGDEPESPRKNIEKILSKVLSFIKNFSSTKDNLLFYGNSGTGKTFLSHCIAKELLDKGYFVVYKTAEELIQNLRKIRFENDETLEQQLLDCDLLIIDDLGTEQINDFSKTELFNILNKRLLRQKKILVSTNYSLKELVSIYSERITSRLLGNFNLCKFYGEDIRVTKNLHSLK
- a CDS encoding DnaD domain protein, which gives rise to MSTFMFKKSSSDYTPVSNVFIEKYMPRARGEFVKVYLLALKYCIHGELGVNSSLMASTLHLLESDIMNAWNYWNEEGVVKFTPIDKMGNFNIEFVDLTEDSQKTGNEVNLLEELTNNSTKDMLHEIEKLVSRPLASKEMSTYISWQRDLSFSPEIILLLIEYCASKGKCDYRYIEKVALAWHDNNIKTIEQAQAFIKKHEDKWVKYKKILSYLGIKDGEIMKPQEDMLDKWVNSYAFPVEVIQKACDICFERLNRADFKYIDAILSSWYKDGLKTIQDIQTKDRKSTFKKAVPHKSQNDNFNNFEQRVYDYDSLEKKLLGWDK
- a CDS encoding S8 family serine peptidase translates to MFLTKNKIDYRLKYSLDNKLYKKYRVNVYCRTLTESTEKKIKSLKGNIHCSIPCLNFICATLTPMAIERLTELPEVEHITEDSYAFLCGSSVLSANGVSLKGKYNLTGKGVGIALIDSGVYPHQDLQKPNNRIKKFVDLFGKYKYPYDDHGHGTFIAGLLCGSGYSSKGMYRGVAENSNLYVIKAFNSLGRGLISDILYALEIISRDYEEYNIRVACLPFEIMENDPYVLKLFSKSFDKLLALGIIPVVPSGSMGNEEGSITGIAALSNCITVGGLDTTSSNITSYVHSSSGPVGKVDKPNVAAACVDICSLNTNVNYIPERNGVRLFPHNLERAYTTFTGTSCTAAYISGICAMLFENNSSLTFKDICSLLKVSSTMINISRWLQGSGIVDIHKLLP
- a CDS encoding M23 family metallopeptidase; translation: MNSKRGISKLAKVIVCASVVGSIGFYNLLAPNAYEVYVNGRAVACVKDMNAAETMVNKVYSELVNRFKGIKIDKDTVYLSVIANTEAMSSEEDIRNNIINALNTKVKAVEMRVDGNLVAILASKEEGQKVVSLLSTHYSNKAAQDNKKFPGISSKIEYKEIEVNLSQVDVVEDTVKKLIENTDKGTSPAVKIAYASKDGKTVSANRQKTISMAVPSRGSISSNFGLRWGRMHEGIDIAANTGDPIYAAMDGKVIYSGWASGYGKMIKIQHEDNIQTIYGHCSKLRAAVGDTVKKGQLIGDVGSTGNSTGPHLHFEVIINGKPVNPYPYIYKN
- a CDS encoding DMT family transporter translates to MSGLIFAIVAGVAMSLQGVFNTRLGAKIGCWQTNLTVQGTAFLITLLVVLFVRDGSLKNIKDVNKLYLLGGVLGVVIIFTVMKGIEFLGPTYAISTILVAQLTAAAIIDAFGLFESTKVQFGTTKIIGVLVMVVGIIIFKWKG